Below is a window of Stygiolobus azoricus DNA.
TCTTCTCAGGCTCCGGTATATCTTTGAGGATCTCTACTCCTTTTCTTCCCTTCAAAACTATATATATAGAACCACAATTAAACTTTCGTGCTAATAGACCTTGGGATAGAAATCCATCCTCGATTTCACTATATTCTATCCTCTTTGTAGAGAGAAGGTTATGAACAACTATATACGTCTCCCCTATTTCGTAGTAATTTAAATACTTAAGTAAAGAATAAAATAGTAGAAGAGAAAAAGAGATCAATAAGAAGACAATAAAGTTCTCTATCTTACTTACGTTTAAAAAGATAGAAAAAATCAGGATTAAAAGTGTTCCTTTAACTATTGTTTTTGAGATTTTTGGTCTAACAACCAGCATGCTACTTTTCTACCACCAATCTCGAAAAGTGGAGGCTCCTCTTTTTTGCAAATATCCATTACATAAGGACATCTTGGATTAAATCTACAAGCCGGAGGAGGATTGATTAGCGAAGGTACTTCACCAGAAGGCGGAGTTAGTGCCTTCTTAGACAGTGTTGGCACTGAAGAAATCAAGCTTTGCGTATAGGGATGTTTAGGTGAAGATATTACTTCCTCTACTTGCCCTATTTCAACCAACTTCCCCGCATATAAGACTGCTACTCTGTCAGAAATGAATTTAGCCACACTTATGTTATGCGTAATAAACATATACGTTATATTTTTCTCCTTCTGCAATTTAACCAGAAGGTTCAATATTTGAGCTTGAACTGAAACATCTAAGGCAGAAGTAGGTTCGTCCAACACTATAAATTCAGGAGACGTGATTATAGCCCTAGCGATAGCCACTCTCTGTAATTGCCCACCTGATAGTTCCCTAGGATACTTATTTGCTACGTATTCATAATCAAGTCCCACCTCTTCTAAAGTATTTCTAACAGCTTTCAGCCTCTCCTCTTTTGGTAGTCTACGTGAGGCCTCTAAGAGAATATCTAAGATCTTCATTCTGGGATCTAAGCTCGATGCAGGATTCTGAAAAACCATTTGCACTTTTCCTCTAATCTTAGACAAATTCTCCTTAGTTACCTTTTCCCCTTTAAAGTATATTTCCCCCGACGTAGGAAGATCCAATGTAGCTAAAATCCTTCCTAATGTCGTTTTACCAGAACCCGACTCACCTACAACTCCCAATACTTCGCCACTATAAATCTCGAGGCTAATATCGTCAAGAGCTTTTACGTAAATAGGTTTCTCACGGAGGATTTTCTCTATTAATCCTACCTTCTTTATCTCAAAGTATTTCTTTAAATGCCTCACTTCATATATGACATCTTTACTCATATAACCAACACCTCACCTTTCGCCCTTTTACCTCAACCAACTCTGGTTCTTTCATTTTGCATTGTTCCATCACCCTATCGCATCTAGGGTTAAACTTACACCCCCTAGGTAAGACTAAAAAGGATGGAGGAGAACCTTCAATTGCTTTAAGT
It encodes the following:
- a CDS encoding PH domain-containing protein, which codes for MLVVRPKISKTIVKGTLLILIFSIFLNVSKIENFIVFLLISFSLLLFYSLLKYLNYYEIGETYIVVHNLLSTKRIEYSEIEDGFLSQGLLARKFNCGSIYIVLKGRKGVEILKDIPEPEKIEEVIKRRIT
- a CDS encoding ABC transporter ATP-binding protein is translated as MSKDVIYEVRHLKKYFEIKKVGLIEKILREKPIYVKALDDISLEIYSGEVLGVVGESGSGKTTLGRILATLDLPTSGEIYFKGEKVTKENLSKIRGKVQMVFQNPASSLDPRMKILDILLEASRRLPKEERLKAVRNTLEEVGLDYEYVANKYPRELSGGQLQRVAIARAIITSPEFIVLDEPTSALDVSVQAQILNLLVKLQKEKNITYMFITHNISVAKFISDRVAVLYAGKLVEIGQVEEVISSPKHPYTQSLISSVPTLSKKALTPPSGEVPSLINPPPACRFNPRCPYVMDICKKEEPPLFEIGGRKVACWLLDQKSQKQ